One genomic window of Deinococcus planocerae includes the following:
- a CDS encoding long-chain-fatty-acid--CoA ligase, with product MTQDGLMSAPTDAAGAPATRYWPAGKPRTLTLPQVGLMHNLRVSAERYPDRAALWFYGREVSYRELREGAERLAGHLKAQGVGKGDRVAVWVQNSPAWAVAAHAAWHLGAVVVPLAPMLQAREFGFFLQDAGIRVGVVGAELYEKAKQGGLQHAVVANVLHGTDSGKAGVPLPDGLNVTPTLQEGDVTLEDALQAHPAPAAEVGPDDLCVMPYTSGTTGLPKGCMHTHRSVQANVFGAGVWVDGSVEDVYLATLPFFHVTGFVNSLLAPLMGGGRVVVMARWDRDVARTLIREQGVTVWTNTATMVIDLMGSPNFDPSHLATLRSVTGGGASLPAAVGQRLFDLTGITFTEGYGLSETMAQTHTNPKDRPKLQCLGIPIFGVDARVVDLDTGEELPPGGVGEIVIHGPQVMQGYWNRPDATAEAFTDIDGKRFFRSGDLGYMDEEGYFFFTDRLKRMVNVSGMKVWPAEVENLLHGHPAVQEACVIAVPDERTGEHARALIVLKPGQQVSGKDIEAWARDVMATYKVPRDYQFVESLPRGATGKVAWRQLQEQARAQMQG from the coding sequence ATGACACAAGACGGTCTGATGTCCGCCCCCACCGACGCCGCAGGAGCGCCCGCGACCCGCTACTGGCCCGCGGGCAAGCCGCGCACGCTGACCCTGCCGCAGGTGGGCCTGATGCACAACCTGCGCGTCTCCGCCGAGCGCTACCCCGACCGGGCGGCCCTGTGGTTCTACGGGCGCGAGGTGAGCTACCGGGAACTGCGCGAGGGGGCCGAGCGGCTGGCCGGTCACCTGAAGGCGCAGGGCGTCGGGAAGGGCGACCGCGTGGCCGTGTGGGTGCAGAACAGCCCCGCCTGGGCCGTCGCCGCGCACGCCGCGTGGCACCTCGGCGCGGTGGTCGTGCCGCTCGCCCCCATGCTCCAGGCGCGCGAGTTCGGCTTCTTCCTCCAGGACGCCGGAATCCGCGTCGGCGTGGTGGGCGCCGAGCTGTACGAGAAGGCCAAGCAGGGCGGCCTTCAGCACGCGGTCGTGGCGAACGTCCTGCACGGCACGGACTCGGGGAAGGCCGGGGTGCCCCTGCCCGACGGGCTGAACGTGACGCCCACGCTTCAGGAGGGGGACGTGACGCTGGAGGACGCCTTGCAGGCCCACCCCGCCCCCGCCGCCGAGGTGGGCCCGGACGACCTGTGCGTGATGCCGTACACGAGCGGCACGACCGGACTGCCCAAGGGCTGTATGCACACCCACCGCAGCGTGCAGGCGAACGTCTTCGGGGCCGGGGTGTGGGTGGACGGCAGCGTGGAGGACGTGTACCTCGCTACCCTGCCCTTCTTCCACGTGACGGGGTTTGTCAACAGCCTTCTCGCGCCGCTGATGGGCGGTGGCCGGGTCGTGGTGATGGCCCGCTGGGACCGCGACGTGGCCCGCACCCTGATCCGCGAGCAGGGCGTGACCGTCTGGACGAACACCGCCACGATGGTGATCGACCTGATGGGCAGCCCGAACTTCGACCCCTCGCACCTCGCGACGCTGCGCAGCGTGACGGGGGGTGGCGCGTCCCTCCCCGCCGCGGTCGGGCAGCGGCTGTTCGACCTCACCGGGATCACCTTCACCGAGGGGTACGGCCTCAGCGAGACGATGGCGCAGACCCACACCAACCCCAAGGACCGCCCCAAGCTGCAATGCCTGGGCATTCCGATCTTCGGGGTGGACGCGCGGGTGGTAGACCTCGACACGGGCGAGGAGCTTCCGCCCGGCGGCGTCGGCGAGATCGTCATCCACGGGCCACAGGTCATGCAGGGCTACTGGAACCGCCCCGACGCGACGGCGGAGGCGTTCACGGACATTGACGGCAAACGCTTTTTCCGCTCGGGCGACCTGGGCTACATGGACGAGGAGGGCTACTTCTTTTTCACCGACCGCCTCAAGCGCATGGTGAACGTCTCAGGGATGAAGGTCTGGCCCGCCGAGGTCGAGAATCTGCTGCACGGCCACCCCGCCGTGCAGGAGGCCTGCGTGATCGCCGTCCCCGACGAGCGCACCGGGGAACACGCCCGCGCATTGATCGTCCTCAAGCCCGGCCAGCAGGTCAGCGGCAAGGACATCGAAGCCTGGGCGCGCGACGTGATGGCGACCTACAAGGTGCCCCGCGACTACCAGTTCGTCGAGTCCCTCCCGCGCGGCGCGACGGGTAAGGTGGCGTGGAGACAGCTTCAGGAGCAGGCGCGGGCGCAGATGCAGGGTTGA
- a CDS encoding HU family DNA-binding protein, translating to MTKKSTKAPAKKPAAAKGSTRGAAKAQRDDVNEASTGGNGGDARGGSGKVAKTQLVEQVADKTGLTKKQSEEAVSAMLGVVVDAIRSGKSVGLPGLGTLSVKATAARTGVRPGTSEKIQIPAGKKVAFKVASTLKGSLGGDAASGD from the coding sequence ATGACGAAAAAGTCGACGAAGGCCCCCGCCAAGAAGCCTGCCGCCGCCAAGGGCTCCACGCGGGGCGCGGCCAAAGCCCAGCGCGACGACGTGAACGAGGCGAGCACAGGCGGGAACGGTGGAGACGCCCGGGGCGGCAGCGGCAAGGTCGCCAAGACGCAGCTCGTGGAGCAGGTCGCCGACAAGACCGGCCTGACCAAGAAGCAGAGCGAGGAGGCCGTGAGCGCGATGCTGGGCGTGGTCGTGGACGCGATCCGCAGTGGCAAGAGCGTGGGCTTGCCCGGCCTGGGCACCCTGAGCGTCAAGGCCACCGCCGCGCGCACCGGCGTGCGCCCCGGCACGAGCGAGAAGATCCAGATTCCGGCGGGCAAGAAAGTCGCCTTCAAGGTCGCCTCCACCCTCAAGGGCTCGCTGGGCGGCGACGCGGCGAGCGGCGACTGA
- a CDS encoding serine hydrolase domain-containing protein, with protein sequence MIPQRTRDLLDQAVEKQGLCGAAFGVVDTDGQGETYGLGWAAREPEPLPLDGETWWDLASLTKPLFTAREILRVVEEGLLDLDDPLSAHLPDLAWMQETLLKARTLRQLLTHTAGLPAWAPLYTWGDATTIRARLLQEPWRLRAPGEVVYSDLGYLLLGTVLERVRGVPLRAFGLDEGLTFTPDRAHSAATERCPWRGRVLRGETHDENAWALGGVAGHAGLFGTLAGVLTQAKGLLRERWLSPAAQAAATRPQAGGRSLAFVAAQPGWSGGSLCGERAFGHTGFTGTGLWVEPELGLAWVLLTNRVHPSRHGTLDIQALRRAVGNTLLAARG encoded by the coding sequence GTGATTCCGCAGCGGACGCGGGACCTGCTCGACCAAGCTGTCGAGAAGCAGGGCCTGTGTGGAGCGGCCTTTGGCGTGGTGGACACGGACGGGCAAGGAGAGACCTACGGGCTGGGCTGGGCAGCCCGCGAACCCGAACCTCTGCCGCTGGACGGAGAGACGTGGTGGGACCTCGCCAGCCTGACCAAGCCTCTTTTCACCGCGCGGGAAATCCTGCGGGTGGTGGAAGAGGGCCTGCTCGACCTCGACGACCCCCTCTCGGCCCATCTCCCCGATCTCGCGTGGATGCAGGAGACGCTGCTGAAGGCCCGGACCCTGCGTCAACTCCTCACCCACACGGCGGGCCTTCCCGCCTGGGCGCCGCTCTACACCTGGGGCGACGCGACGACGATCCGCGCCCGGCTGCTCCAGGAGCCGTGGCGGCTGAGGGCACCGGGGGAGGTGGTGTACAGCGATCTCGGCTACCTGCTGCTGGGGACGGTTCTGGAGCGGGTACGCGGCGTGCCCCTGCGGGCGTTCGGGCTGGACGAGGGGCTGACCTTCACGCCGGACCGCGCTCACAGCGCCGCCACCGAGCGTTGCCCCTGGCGCGGGCGGGTGCTGCGCGGCGAGACGCACGACGAGAACGCCTGGGCGCTCGGCGGGGTGGCGGGGCACGCGGGCCTGTTCGGCACGCTCGCCGGGGTGCTGACGCAGGCCAAGGGCCTCCTGCGCGAACGCTGGCTCTCCCCCGCCGCGCAGGCCGCCGCGACCCGTCCCCAAGCGGGGGGCCGCTCGCTGGCCTTCGTGGCCGCCCAGCCGGGCTGGAGCGGGGGCAGCCTCTGCGGGGAGCGGGCCTTCGGGCACACCGGCTTCACGGGCACGGGGCTGTGGGTGGAGCCGGAACTAGGCCTCGCGTGGGTGCTCCTCACCAACCGGGTCCACCCCTCGCGGCACGGCACGCTCGATATTCAGGCGCTGCGACGGGCGGTGGGGAACACGCTGCTCGCAGCTCGGGGCTAG
- the murQ gene encoding N-acetylmuramic acid 6-phosphate etherase yields MTTDPRPTEGVHPDHPDLDRLDPLALVRALADDQRLAVEAVRAATPALARVVEAALPRLERGGRLVYVGAGTSGRLGVLDATELTPTFSWPPERAVPLIAGGERAIRQAVEGAEDRAGAGAGDVRAVGVGPDDVLIAVAASGTTPYVLGAVAAARSLRALTVGMANNPGTPLLAAADHAVLLDTGPEVISGSTRLKAGTAQKIALNTLSSALMVRLGKVYGNLMVDVRATNAKLEARALRLTRHATDAGETEAKTALTAAGGRVKTAVVMLRLGVDAGEAEARLAAAGGHARMALGEG; encoded by the coding sequence ATGACGACCGACCCCCGCCCCACCGAGGGCGTGCATCCCGACCACCCCGATCTCGACCGCCTCGACCCCCTCGCGCTCGTGCGGGCCCTGGCCGACGACCAGCGGCTCGCGGTGGAGGCGGTGCGCGCGGCGACTCCGGCCTTGGCCCGGGTGGTGGAGGCGGCCCTGCCCCGCCTGGAACGCGGCGGGCGGCTCGTGTACGTGGGCGCGGGCACGAGTGGGCGGCTGGGCGTGCTCGACGCGACCGAACTCACCCCGACCTTCTCCTGGCCGCCCGAGCGGGCCGTGCCGCTGATCGCCGGGGGCGAGCGGGCGATCCGGCAGGCGGTCGAGGGGGCCGAGGACAGAGCCGGGGCGGGGGCAGGGGACGTGCGCGCGGTCGGAGTCGGGCCGGACGACGTTCTCATCGCGGTCGCGGCGAGCGGCACGACCCCTTACGTCCTCGGTGCGGTGGCAGCGGCCCGCAGCCTCAGGGCGCTCACCGTTGGGATGGCGAACAATCCGGGCACCCCCCTCCTCGCCGCCGCCGACCATGCCGTCCTCCTCGACACCGGGCCGGAGGTCATCAGCGGCAGCACGCGCCTGAAGGCCGGAACCGCCCAGAAGATCGCCCTGAATACCCTGTCGAGCGCCCTGATGGTGCGGCTGGGCAAGGTGTACGGCAACCTGATGGTGGACGTGCGGGCGACGAACGCCAAGTTGGAGGCCCGCGCCCTGCGTCTGACCCGCCACGCGACCGATGCTGGCGAGACGGAGGCAAAGACAGCCCTGACGGCGGCGGGCGGGCGTGTCAAGACCGCCGTCGTGATGCTGCGGCTCGGGGTGGATGCGGGCGAGGCGGAGGCCCGGCTGGCGGCGGCGGGCGGACATGCACGGATGGCCCTGGGGGAAGGGTGA
- a CDS encoding anhydro-N-acetylmuramic acid kinase translates to MSTPRVLGLMSGTSADGIDAALLELPGWPELEDGGRWPGLPEGVPRGRVVEHVFTPFPPELRAAVIAAMRDEASAAELTQLHWWLGEALAEAALPLAPSADLIASHGQTVQHHPRPDPVRGWTRPATLQLGEAAVIAARTGKLVVADFRPADMAVGGLGAPLVPFADWALFGQPVVRRAVHNLGGISNLTYLSGEDRAGVLAFDTGPGNCLIDEVAGLNGQTHDEGGRLAAAGQVHEETLAAWLTHPELQLPPPKATGREVWTLARLPSPADLSLPDLAATATAFTARTVADAYHRWVVPHGLDEIVVAGGGARNPVLMAALRAALSPIPVLTFEEVGWAAHGFTDATREAAAFAFLGYARAQGWANVLPHITGARVAVSAGKVLLPPSEEPR, encoded by the coding sequence GTGAGCACCCCCCGCGTCCTCGGCCTGATGAGCGGCACGAGCGCGGACGGGATCGACGCGGCGCTGCTGGAATTGCCGGGGTGGCCTGAGTTGGAAGACGGGGGGAGGTGGCCCGGTCTGCCGGAAGGCGTGCCGCGCGGGCGCGTCGTGGAGCACGTCTTCACCCCCTTTCCTCCTGAGCTTCGCGCGGCGGTCATCGCAGCCATGCGGGACGAGGCCAGCGCGGCGGAACTCACCCAGCTCCACTGGTGGCTGGGCGAGGCGCTGGCGGAGGCGGCCCTGCCCCTCGCTCCATCCGCCGACCTGATCGCCTCGCACGGGCAGACCGTCCAGCACCACCCACGGCCCGACCCTGTGCGCGGCTGGACCCGGCCCGCCACCCTCCAACTCGGCGAGGCGGCGGTGATCGCGGCGCGGACAGGAAAACTCGTGGTCGCCGACTTCCGCCCGGCGGACATGGCGGTGGGTGGGTTGGGCGCCCCCCTGGTCCCCTTCGCCGACTGGGCACTGTTCGGGCAGCCTGTCGTGCGGCGGGCCGTCCACAATCTCGGCGGAATCAGCAACCTGACGTATCTGTCGGGGGAGGATCGGGCGGGCGTCCTCGCCTTCGACACCGGACCTGGAAATTGCCTCATCGACGAGGTGGCGGGCCTGAACGGGCAGACCCACGACGAGGGCGGGCGGCTCGCGGCGGCGGGGCAGGTTCACGAGGAAACGCTGGCCGCGTGGCTCACGCACCCCGAGTTGCAGCTTCCTCCCCCCAAAGCCACCGGGCGCGAGGTCTGGACGCTCGCCCGCCTCCCCTCCCCCGCCGACCTCAGCCTCCCCGACCTCGCGGCGACCGCCACGGCCTTCACCGCGCGCACTGTGGCCGACGCCTATCACCGCTGGGTCGTCCCGCACGGCCTGGACGAGATCGTGGTGGCGGGCGGAGGGGCGCGTAACCCGGTCCTGATGGCGGCCCTGCGCGCGGCCCTCTCCCCCATCCCCGTACTGACCTTCGAGGAGGTGGGCTGGGCGGCGCACGGTTTCACCGACGCCACGCGCGAGGCGGCGGCCTTCGCCTTCCTGGGCTACGCGCGGGCGCAGGGGTGGGCGAACGTTCTGCCGCACATCACGGGGGCGCGGGTGGCCGTGAGCGCCGGGAAGGTTCTGCTACCGCCCTCCGAGGAGCCACGATGA
- a CDS encoding ABC transporter substrate-binding protein, translating into MLNRRTLAPRLLSLVTLALVGGALAAPKKVTGYGALGITDGKPGGTYTLILGDSPQSLNYYGVIDNNLGLIAQQLFDGLVEFNYATYRVEPALAESWTVSPDGRTYTFRLRQGVRWSDGQPFTADDVVFTYSQIIMNPEARAGDAASFKLDGKQVEVRKVNPTTVQFVLPRPSPAFLLQMRSFVMPKHKLVRFSQEGGAKAADINNAWPGNVAESEVVGTGPFRLSNYTAGQKVTLVKNPNYWKVDARGTQLPYLNQLEFLIIRDPQAQVAQFLAGNVDQLNITGAQFPDLKGREVAGAPFKVTRSTALFGSPPFVAYNFDAKDPALARVFGDVRFRRAMQSALNRERIIDTVYNGLASLPGHGVAPVNRDWYANTTRQLGAFDLRAAGAALDALGLRDTNGDGIREVARGKNLEFDLTYGTDSSVYPAIATIIQSDFAKAGVKVNLKGILSRNLLSTGQSGDWEMILHAFGDQPDPELRKPIWQPGGALYYWHRSLQPAQDGGTPNLARMQPWERQIYTIFNDAATTTDRSKRKALYTRWQLLFAQNLPVTPLAKPENIGAISNKYGNYIYNLGVIPGYNPVPLIYQK; encoded by the coding sequence ATGCTCAACCGACGCACCCTCGCCCCCCGTCTGCTCAGTCTGGTCACGCTCGCCCTCGTGGGGGGTGCCCTGGCCGCGCCCAAGAAGGTCACGGGCTACGGCGCCCTGGGCATCACCGACGGCAAGCCCGGCGGGACGTACACCCTCATCCTCGGGGACAGCCCGCAGAGCCTGAACTACTACGGCGTGATCGACAACAACCTGGGACTCATCGCCCAGCAGCTCTTCGACGGGCTGGTCGAGTTCAACTACGCCACCTACCGGGTCGAGCCCGCCCTCGCCGAGTCCTGGACGGTGAGCCCCGACGGGCGGACGTACACCTTCCGGCTGCGCCAGGGCGTGCGGTGGAGTGACGGCCAGCCCTTCACCGCCGACGACGTGGTGTTCACCTACAGCCAGATCATCATGAACCCGGAGGCCCGCGCCGGGGACGCCGCCTCCTTCAAGCTCGACGGCAAGCAGGTCGAGGTGCGCAAGGTCAACCCCACGACCGTGCAGTTCGTGCTGCCGCGTCCCAGCCCGGCGTTCCTCCTCCAGATGCGCTCGTTCGTGATGCCGAAGCACAAGTTGGTGCGCTTCTCGCAGGAGGGCGGGGCCAAGGCCGCCGACATCAACAACGCGTGGCCGGGCAACGTGGCCGAGTCCGAGGTCGTCGGCACCGGCCCCTTCCGGCTGAGCAACTACACGGCGGGCCAGAAGGTCACGCTCGTCAAGAATCCGAACTACTGGAAGGTGGACGCCCGGGGCACCCAGCTTCCGTACCTGAACCAGCTCGAATTCCTGATCATCCGCGACCCCCAGGCCCAGGTCGCGCAGTTCCTCGCGGGGAACGTGGACCAGCTCAACATCACGGGCGCGCAGTTCCCCGACCTCAAGGGACGCGAGGTGGCGGGCGCTCCCTTCAAGGTGACGCGCTCGACCGCCCTGTTCGGGAGCCCGCCCTTCGTGGCGTACAACTTCGACGCGAAGGACCCCGCGCTCGCCCGGGTCTTCGGCGACGTGCGCTTCCGCCGCGCGATGCAGAGTGCGCTGAACCGCGAGCGCATCATCGACACGGTGTACAACGGCCTGGCGAGCCTGCCGGGGCACGGGGTCGCGCCCGTCAACCGCGACTGGTACGCCAACACCACCCGGCAGCTCGGCGCCTTCGACCTGCGGGCGGCGGGGGCGGCCCTCGACGCGCTGGGGCTGAGGGACACGAACGGTGACGGCATCCGCGAGGTCGCCCGGGGCAAGAATCTGGAGTTCGACCTCACCTACGGCACCGACTCCTCCGTCTACCCCGCCATCGCCACGATCATCCAGAGCGACTTCGCCAAGGCGGGCGTGAAGGTGAACCTCAAGGGCATCCTCTCCCGCAACCTGCTCTCGACCGGGCAGAGCGGCGACTGGGAGATGATCCTCCACGCCTTCGGCGACCAGCCCGACCCCGAGCTGCGCAAGCCCATCTGGCAGCCCGGCGGCGCCCTGTACTACTGGCACCGCAGCCTCCAGCCCGCCCAGGACGGCGGCACGCCCAACCTGGCCCGGATGCAGCCCTGGGAGCGCCAGATCTACACCATCTTCAACGACGCGGCGACCACCACCGACCGCAGCAAGCGCAAGGCGCTCTACACCCGCTGGCAGCTCCTCTTCGCCCAGAACCTGCCGGTGACGCCCCTCGCCAAGCCCGAGAACATCGGCGCGATCAGCAACAAGTACGGCAACTACATCTACAACCTCGGGGTGATTCCGGGGTACAACCCGGTGCCGCTCATCTATCAGAAGTAA
- a CDS encoding ABC transporter permease, which produces MLTYTLRRILGMIPTLLVISAVCFTVIKLQPGSFTDQYLEDPRFTRETAAAISRQLGLDQPAVVQYGRWLWGVITEFDFGYSFLQNRPVVSVIGDLLGWTVFISLITLLFTWIVAVPLGLYTAFNRHGFAASVANFLGYVGLAIPDFLAALLLVALVLQLGGTNVGGLFSPDYIDAPWSWARVLDLLNHLWIPVLAIGLEGVAGLMRQMRASTLDVLSQDYIRTARAKGLPQNRVIWRHAVRNAINPLITLAGLSLPTLISGTIIISIVLNLPTIGPLLYDSLVNKDQYTALTLLMLSAFLLLVGNLLADLALAWADPRVRYG; this is translated from the coding sequence ATGCTGACCTACACCCTGCGCCGAATCCTCGGCATGATTCCCACCCTGCTCGTGATCAGCGCCGTGTGCTTCACGGTGATCAAGCTCCAGCCGGGCAGCTTCACCGACCAGTACCTCGAAGACCCGCGCTTCACCCGCGAGACGGCGGCGGCGATCAGCCGTCAGCTCGGGCTCGACCAGCCCGCCGTCGTGCAGTACGGGCGGTGGCTGTGGGGGGTGATCACCGAGTTCGACTTCGGGTACTCCTTCCTGCAAAACCGGCCTGTGGTGAGCGTGATCGGCGACCTGCTGGGCTGGACGGTCTTCATCAGCCTGATCACGCTGCTCTTCACGTGGATCGTCGCCGTGCCGCTGGGGTTGTACACGGCCTTCAACCGGCACGGCTTCGCGGCGAGCGTGGCGAACTTCCTGGGGTACGTGGGGCTCGCCATCCCCGACTTCCTGGCCGCCCTCCTCCTCGTCGCGCTCGTGCTGCAACTCGGGGGGACGAACGTCGGGGGGCTCTTCAGTCCAGACTACATCGACGCGCCGTGGTCGTGGGCCAGGGTGCTGGACCTGCTCAACCACCTGTGGATTCCTGTGCTCGCCATCGGTTTAGAAGGCGTGGCGGGGCTGATGCGGCAGATGCGGGCCTCCACCCTCGACGTGCTGAGCCAGGACTACATCCGCACGGCGCGGGCGAAGGGGCTGCCGCAGAACCGGGTGATCTGGCGCCATGCCGTCCGCAACGCGATCAATCCCCTGATCACCCTCGCGGGCCTGAGCCTGCCGACCCTGATCAGCGGCACCATCATCATCTCCATCGTCCTCAACCTCCCCACCATCGGGCCGCTGCTGTACGACAGCCTCGTCAACAAGGACCAGTACACGGCCCTGACCCTGCTGATGCTGAGTGCGTTTCTGCTCCTCGTGGGCAACCTGCTCGCCGACCTGGCGCTGGCGTGGGCGGACCCGCGCGTGAGGTACGGGTGA
- a CDS encoding ABC transporter permease, which translates to MTTLPASPTPVTPSPWAMAWRRYRKSRLGVIGGWLLILLYALALFSPFLAPYAITTQHEEASYQPPQRVHIVHEGRLRTPFVYGFKQERDPVTFARRNVEDRTNPVPIRLFVRGDEYRFLGIPSNLHLFGVPEGNTFFPLGTDQLGRDLLSRTLVGGQVSLTVGVIGVLISFAIGIVLGGISGYYGGWTDNLIQRTVEVLLSFPRLPILLALSTLIPARWPSTWVYLGIVAVLALIGWAGLARVVRGQVLAARNVEYVTAAQAIGARDLRVILRHITPNLSSFLVVTATLALPGYILGESALSFLGLGIKEPMTSWGLLLKDAQNFQTLRLYPWLLIPGLFIFLAVLAFNFFGDALRDAADTQSR; encoded by the coding sequence ATGACCACCCTCCCCGCTTCCCCCACCCCCGTCACGCCCTCCCCCTGGGCGATGGCGTGGCGGCGCTACCGCAAGTCGCGGCTGGGCGTGATCGGCGGCTGGCTCCTGATCCTCCTCTACGCCCTGGCGCTGTTCTCGCCCTTCCTCGCGCCCTACGCGATCACCACCCAGCACGAGGAGGCGAGCTACCAGCCGCCGCAGCGGGTCCACATCGTCCACGAGGGGAGGCTGCGGACGCCCTTCGTGTACGGCTTCAAGCAGGAGCGCGACCCGGTGACCTTCGCCCGCAGGAACGTGGAGGACCGAACGAATCCGGTGCCCATCCGCCTCTTCGTGCGGGGGGACGAGTACCGCTTCCTGGGCATCCCGTCCAACCTCCACCTCTTCGGCGTGCCGGAGGGGAACACCTTCTTCCCGCTCGGCACCGACCAACTGGGGCGGGACCTGCTCTCGCGCACCCTCGTCGGCGGTCAGGTCAGCCTGACGGTGGGCGTGATCGGGGTGCTGATCTCGTTCGCCATCGGCATCGTGCTGGGGGGCATCAGCGGGTATTACGGCGGCTGGACCGACAACCTGATCCAGCGGACGGTGGAGGTGCTGCTCTCCTTCCCGCGCCTACCCATCCTGCTCGCGCTCTCGACGCTGATTCCCGCGCGGTGGCCGAGCACCTGGGTGTATCTGGGCATCGTGGCCGTGCTCGCCCTGATCGGCTGGGCGGGGCTCGCGCGGGTGGTGCGCGGGCAGGTGCTCGCCGCTCGCAACGTGGAGTACGTGACCGCCGCGCAGGCCATCGGCGCCCGTGACCTGCGGGTGATCCTGCGGCACATCACGCCGAACCTGAGTTCCTTCCTGGTGGTGACGGCCACGCTCGCCCTTCCCGGCTACATCCTGGGCGAGAGCGCGCTGAGCTTCCTGGGGCTGGGGATCAAGGAGCCGATGACCTCCTGGGGCCTTCTGCTCAAGGACGCGCAGAACTTCCAGACGCTGCGGCTCTACCCGTGGCTGCTCATCCCCGGCCTCTTCATCTTCCTGGCGGTGCTCGCCTTCAACTTCTTCGGGGACGCGCTGCGCGACGCAGCGGATACCCAAAGCCGCTGA
- a CDS encoding family 10 glycosylhydrolase, which yields MNTVLLSAVLSLSVVASAQPPAAPTPVPQGAPVELRGLWVDAFGPGIKTPAEVDQLIADARAMNVNVIFAQVGRRGDCYCLKAAMPPTDDPAVPAGFDPLADLIEKAHPLGLQVHAWIITTSVWNSPTPPKSPDHAFNLHGPDKTGRDNWLLVKFDGTLKAGADWVFDPGHPDATEYIKNMYVSVVQNYDVDGIQFDRVRYPDYNPVGGPNGWGYNETALARFRAETGASGTLAPEDPAWSAWRRTQVTNLVRDTALAVKAVRPDVSVNAATITYGAGPTTDEGFTQTRTYNEVLQDWLTWVRGGYLDLNVMMNYKRDFVPEQAGWFNTWAAYAAGLRVRSPEVTQVSGASIYLNDQASTLNQVRKTRTLGLGWAGYSYRTPDADVNAGKRTTADVLPELTRKLAGPGGPFASPARWVRPDPAALRALRGTVATTGTAPLGNRTVRLLDESGEELARTTTNGLGGYGFLRLPERAVRVEVGGVTGEPVTAPAGRVTEVPTLTVP from the coding sequence ATGAATACCGTCCTGCTGTCCGCCGTGCTGAGCCTGTCCGTCGTCGCCTCCGCCCAGCCGCCCGCCGCCCCCACGCCCGTCCCGCAGGGCGCCCCGGTCGAGCTGCGCGGCCTGTGGGTGGACGCTTTCGGGCCCGGGATCAAGACGCCCGCCGAGGTGGATCAACTGATTGCCGACGCCCGCGCGATGAATGTGAACGTCATCTTCGCGCAGGTGGGGCGGCGGGGCGACTGCTACTGCCTGAAGGCCGCCATGCCGCCGACGGACGACCCCGCCGTGCCCGCCGGATTCGACCCCCTCGCGGACCTGATCGAAAAGGCGCACCCGCTCGGCCTTCAAGTCCACGCCTGGATCATCACGACCTCAGTCTGGAACTCGCCCACGCCGCCGAAGAGCCCCGACCACGCCTTCAACCTGCACGGCCCGGACAAGACGGGGCGCGACAACTGGCTCCTGGTGAAGTTCGACGGCACCCTGAAGGCGGGGGCCGACTGGGTGTTCGACCCCGGCCACCCCGACGCGACCGAGTACATCAAGAACATGTACGTCTCGGTGGTGCAGAACTACGACGTGGACGGCATCCAGTTCGACCGGGTGCGCTACCCCGACTACAACCCGGTGGGCGGGCCCAACGGCTGGGGGTACAACGAGACGGCCCTCGCCCGCTTCCGCGCGGAGACGGGGGCCAGCGGCACGCTCGCCCCGGAAGACCCCGCCTGGTCGGCCTGGCGCCGCACCCAGGTCACCAACCTCGTGCGGGACACGGCGCTCGCAGTGAAGGCGGTGAGGCCCGACGTGAGCGTCAACGCGGCCACGATCACCTACGGGGCGGGGCCGACGACGGACGAGGGCTTCACCCAGACGCGCACGTACAACGAGGTCTTGCAGGACTGGCTGACCTGGGTGCGGGGGGGTTACCTCGACCTGAACGTGATGATGAACTACAAGCGCGACTTCGTGCCCGAGCAGGCGGGGTGGTTCAACACCTGGGCGGCGTACGCGGCGGGGCTGCGGGTGCGCTCGCCGGAGGTCACGCAGGTCAGCGGCGCGTCGATCTACCTCAACGACCAGGCGAGCACCCTGAATCAGGTCCGTAAGACCCGCACCCTGGGCCTGGGCTGGGCCGGGTACTCCTACCGCACGCCCGACGCCGACGTGAACGCCGGGAAGCGAACCACCGCCGACGTGCTGCCCGAACTCACGAGGAAGCTGGCCGGACCCGGCGGCCCCTTCGCGTCCCCCGCCCGCTGGGTCCGCCCCGACCCGGCGGCGCTGCGGGCCCTGCGCGGCACGGTGGCGACCACGGGCACGGCGCCCCTCGGGAACCGGACGGTGCGCCTCCTCGACGAGTCGGGCGAGGAGCTGGCCCGCACGACCACGAACGGCCTCGGCGGCTACGGCTTCCTGCGCCTTCCCGAGCGGGCGGTGCGGGTGGAGGTGGGCGGGGTGACGGGCGAACCGGTCACGGCCCCGGCGGGCCGGGTGACCGAGGTGCCCACGTTGACCGTGCCGTAG